AAATACCCAGCCGCTGATGCTGGCAGCCGGGGTCGCCGTCTGGCGCGTCTGGCTCAAGCAGGGTGGCTGCCAACCTGCCGCAGTAGCAGGGCACAGTCTGGGGGAATATTCCGCGCTGGTCGCTGCTGGTGTGCTGAATTTTGCTGATGCCGTTGCCTTGGTGGCCGAACGCGCCAGCCTGATGCAATCAGCCGTGGCTGAAGGCGAGGGCAGCATGGCCGCAATCCTGGGGCTGGAAGACGCCCAGATTATTACTGCTTGTGAACAGGCTGCGCAAGGTGAAGTCGTGGAGGCGGTCAATTTCAACTCGCCTGGTCAGGTTGTGATTGCCGGTAATGCCGCTGCGGTCGACCGTGCCATTCAGGCGGCTACTGACATCGGGGCTAAAAAAGCGGTCAAGCTGTCCGTCAGCGTGCCTTCGCATTGCGCCCTGATGAAACCGGCTGCGGAAAAGCTGGCTGTCCGGCTGGCTACCATGGCTTTCAGTCCAGTGCAAATGCCTGTGTTGCACAACGTGGATGCCATGGCCCGCAGTAGCGCAGAGGAAACCCGAGCAGCTCTGGAACAGCAACTTTATCGGCCTGTGCGCTGGGTTGACACTATTCAGCGCCTACAAAGCGACTATGGCGTGACGGCGGCGGTTGAGTTTGGCCCCGGCAAGGTGCTGACTGGCCTGAACAAGCGGATTGACCGCAAATTGGGCGCGGTTTGCGTCATGGACAGCAAAACACTGGAAGAAGCATTGAAACTTTGTGAGGAGGCGGGCGCGTAATGGATTCATTGATCAGTTTGCAGGGTGAAATTGCCCTGGTGACCGGCGCAAGCCGTGGTATCGGGCGCAGCATCGCCGAAATGCTGGGCAAGGCTGGCGCAACCGTGATTGGAACTGCCACCAGTGAAAAAGGTGCGGAAGCCATTTCCACCTATATGTCCGAGTTGGGCATCAGCGGCAAGGGCATGATGCTGAACGTTGCCGACAAGGATTCCATTGATGGCATAGTCAAGGCTGTTAATGGCGAATTCGGCGCCATTACCGTACTGGTCAACAATGCGGGTATCACCCGCGACAACCTGTTGATGCGTATGAAAGACGAGGAGTGGGACGACATTATTGCCACCAACCTGACCTCCATTTTCCGCATGAGCAAAGCCTGTATGCGCGGTATGACTAAGGCGAAGAAAGGCCGCATCATTTCCATTTCTTCAGTGGTGGGCGCATCCGGCAACCCGGGGCAGACGAATTACGCCGCTGCCAAGGCTGGTCTGGTCGGCTTTTCCAAGTCACTGGCGCGTGAAATTGGCTCCCGTGGTATCACGGTGAATGTGGTTGCGCCGGGCTTCATCGACACCGACATGACCCGCGAGCTATCCGAAGACCAGCGCAGCAGCCTGTTGCAAAACATTCCGCTGGCGCGCTTGGGGCAGCCTGATGAAATCGCCGGGGCTGTGCTGTTCCTGGCCTCATCACTGGGAGCCTACATAACAGGCGAGACAATTCACGTCAATGGTGGTATGTATATGGCCTAAACCTGCTGGTATGATGGGTGGGTTTTAAATACAATATGCTACCGCTAACGAACACTTTTTATTTACGAGGAATACAAAACCATGAGCGATATCGAAGAGCGCGTCAAGAAAATCGTTGTTGAGCAACTGGGCGTTGACGAAGCCGAAGTGACCAATACAGCTTCCTTCATT
The sequence above is drawn from the Thiothrix nivea DSM 5205 genome and encodes:
- the fabD gene encoding ACP S-malonyltransferase, with the protein product MTIAGIFPGQGSQSLGMLSALGADFAEVGETFQEASAVLGRDLWRLAQEGPDSALNSTENTQPLMLAAGVAVWRVWLKQGGCQPAAVAGHSLGEYSALVAAGVLNFADAVALVAERASLMQSAVAEGEGSMAAILGLEDAQIITACEQAAQGEVVEAVNFNSPGQVVIAGNAAAVDRAIQAATDIGAKKAVKLSVSVPSHCALMKPAAEKLAVRLATMAFSPVQMPVLHNVDAMARSSAEETRAALEQQLYRPVRWVDTIQRLQSDYGVTAAVEFGPGKVLTGLNKRIDRKLGAVCVMDSKTLEEALKLCEEAGA
- the fabG gene encoding 3-oxoacyl-ACP reductase FabG translates to MDSLISLQGEIALVTGASRGIGRSIAEMLGKAGATVIGTATSEKGAEAISTYMSELGISGKGMMLNVADKDSIDGIVKAVNGEFGAITVLVNNAGITRDNLLMRMKDEEWDDIIATNLTSIFRMSKACMRGMTKAKKGRIISISSVVGASGNPGQTNYAAAKAGLVGFSKSLAREIGSRGITVNVVAPGFIDTDMTRELSEDQRSSLLQNIPLARLGQPDEIAGAVLFLASSLGAYITGETIHVNGGMYMA